The sequence below is a genomic window from Fuerstiella sp..
GGTCTGCTCTACGAGGATCACGAACGTTATCAGACAGCTGCGTTTTGTTTTCAGCGTGTACTGGAGTTTGATCCGACCAACGAACGGGCAATCCTGTACCTGAAGGACATCGAAGCCACGCACAATATGCACGTTAACGAAGAACAGGCTCGTCAGGAAGCTCGTATGAAGCAGCTTCTGGGTCGTCCTGTCACCGACTTCGAACTGTCGGTGCGAAGTCGTAACTGTCTGGGGGCGATGGACATCAATTCTCTGGGTGATCTGACAGAAATCAGCGAGCAGGAGCTACTCGCCGGGAAGAATTTCGGTGAAACCTCTTTAACCGAAATCCGCGAATTGCTGTCCGCTCACGGCCTGCACATCGGTCAGCATTTGCACAAGGTTCATTCACGCGAAACATTCACGGACCAGAATCTGACGCCGGAAGAACAGGCCATGATGAATCGGCCAATCAGCGATTTGAATCTGTCAGTCCGCTCGCGAAAATGCATGACAAGACTGGCCATTCAGACAATTGGTCAGATTCTTCAACGGACGCCGGACGAATTGCTGGCAAGCCGAAACTTCGGCGTTACCTCTTTGAACGAAATCCGCGCAAAACTGACTGAGATGGGGCTCAAACTGCGGAACGATTGATTCGGTCAGGCCGCGTTTGTTCGATTTGCCCGGGGCAGTAACGTTCCCGCGGGACTTTAACCCGGTGGTGTAATTGGTAGCACAACAGATTTTGATTCTGTTAGTTCAGGTTCAAGTCCTGGCCGGGTTAGTCTTCCACCTCCGTTTGATGCCTAAAAAATTCTGGCGAGCAGCGTTTTCCCAGGTTATCCGAGAAGTTCGCCCGCTCGTCTCTTCCTCGCTCTTCTCACCACTTCCCGCCGCTGCGGGGCCACTATGAGGGCCACTTTCAGAGTTGAATTGGTCGATGTCGTCATCTGCGGTATACCAGCTGAACTGAACAGAATACCGGTTGAATGGCCCTCGGCATGACAGGCCCTGAACCGGACCGTGGTCCAATCGCACTTCATCGAAAGACCAGTCAGTCGGCACTGTTGTTCGTAAACTCGACACTGGCGGACCGTATCGAAAGTCCGATCAGAGCATCGGCGGCGAGACAGAACACGGTGCTCAGTCGGTCATACAGGTAAACGATTCATTCCTTCGCGTTCGGTGAATTGCTGTTTCCTGGATCACGAAGTGTGAGCAGCCACGCTGTCAGGTCGGCCAGCTGTTCGGCACCGCTGAACTCGTAGCCCGACGGCATGACCGACTGTTTGAGTTTCCGGCGTTCCTCAATCAGACTGGCTCTGATCGTCACCTGAGTGCCGTCTGTGCGCAGGATCGTGATCTCAGAGTCGTTCTCCTGAATCACAGCACCTGTATATGTGATGCCGTCCGTGTCCACAAACACCTGCATTGTGTACCCCTCAGTGATGGCTGCACTCGGCTGAAGAATGGCCTGCACGATGTTTTCCGGTGTGAGCCGAATTCCCACGCCCGACAGATCCGGAGCTAATTCGCCACCTCTGCCGCGCACACGATGGCAGGCGGCACATCCGCCCCCGTGGATGGTATCGAAGAACATTTCCCGACCACGATCAGCCTGTGCCTGATCCAGTCTGTTCAGCACGTCCGTGACCGTTGATGCCTGCGGAACCGGTACGTCGATCGCCAGTCCAAAATGCGACGTCACCGCGAGCAGGTCTCGAAAGAGTCGCGCATTGGGAATCTCACACACTGCGTTCAGGACTTCAGTCAAACGTGTTTCCTGCCCAATAGTCGCGGGATCAAGTTTTCGGAGAAGTCGCAGGACGGTGCGACCGGTCACCGGCTGATCTCGGTCTTCCAGAACGGTCAGCAGAAATTCCAGAGCATCATGGCCAATGGACCACTCCTTCGGTAATGGCAGACCATTGATCGCCGTGAGGGCTCCGGGTACGTGTTCGTCATCGATATCAACATTCGCCAGCTGTTCAAAAAGGCGATTGGCAATCTCTGCTGAAAACCCGCCGACGGACGACAGAGTACGCGAAGTGGATCTCACACTGGATTCAGCCGATCTCAATTGCCGGACACGCCTTCGGTGCAGTCTTCTGATCCCCTCAACACCGGCACTCCGCAATGGCTCCGGTTCTCCGATCGCATCCCATATATCCGGAAACGCGTCCATCGTGGTTGCGGCAGAAGGCAGAATCAGAGCGCGTTCTTCACTGGTTGGCAAAGTCCGATAGAAGGTAAGTAACTGCTGTTGCTGTTCTCCCTCACTGACGGAGGCCCGTGAAATCATCTTCAGATACAGTCTGCGCAGGCTGGGTCGCGGCGTCTGGACTGCTCGACTGATCATCTGCTCAACAGGCATTGTCTGTTCCATCACAATCCGCAGGCGATCGTTGGTCAGTTTGGCCGGCGGAAGCGGATTCATTGCAAAGGTCAGGGCCCAACTCTGAACAGTCGGGTCACTTTCACGATCCAGCAGCTCCAGAACCTCCTGCTGCGTGACTTCATAGCCTTCCTGCAGTCCAAGCAGCGCTGCCAGCCGAACCCTTCCCTGGTTGTGATCCAGCAGAGCGCCGCGTATCTCCGGATCAGCCAGATCGCGCAACGCCTGCCATCCGGCATAAAACACCAGGCGTTCGTTTTCTTTGGCCAGTTGTTCCACAACGTTGTCGAACATCGAACTGAGCCGGGCCTGGTGAATGGCCTGGATGGATTCAAGGCGAATGCGTGGATCGCTGTCGCGCAACCCCTCCGAGGCTGCAGACTGGACTGCCTGATCGTTGCCGGTCCGCTGTGCCAGCCAGGCAAGAATTCTGATGGCCTGGATGCGAAGATTTCGCTTGCCCCGCGCTGAATGAAAACCAGTACCGGATTTAACCGACCGGGGGACGGCCCACTGTCTTATCGTCTCTGCCTGTTCGACAGCGGCATTGGCAATTCTGCCGAAAGCCCACATCGCCCAGGTCTGCTGACTCACTGAAAGTTTGTTGCCTGAGATTGCCTCAGCCAGTTCATCACGGATTGCCGGACCACGACGAACGAGTTCATCCTGAGCGTTGATACGACGGACGGGGAGTACGCCTGATTTGAAACTCGTGATTAACTGCGCAACCGTCTGCTGCGTCAGCGGCAGGACGGCAGACAAACTCAGCCGACTGTCCGGCGAATGAGTTACTCGAAAAACCCAACTGCCGTCGTCACCGGGTTCATAGTGATAATTCCCTCCCCAGCCGAGGGTATAAATTGCCCCGTCCGGGCCCACCGCCAAATCAGTGGGGCGATAGAGCATCCCCCCCTCCCGACGCTGAATGAACGGTTCAAGTGACCTGTCTGACGATGTCCGCAGCGCACCGTTCCAGTCCGGCCGGTAGACATAGGTGCCGAACATCCAGTCATTGAGGAAGAACACTCTGCGATATTCCGAAGGAAAGTTCTGATGATCGTACCACTCAAGTCCGGCCCACGACCCCGAGGTCAGCGGTCCACTGATCGGAACAGTGGGTAGATTCTCTTCACCGGTCCAGTGACTGCTGTAACGATGTCCCCAGCCGAAATGCGCGCCGTAAAACGGCATGATGATTCGGTCACCCTGCGTCTGATCATTGTCAGTGGCAAGCAGGTTAAAACCGCTGTCGATCGCAAGGTCCCACGGGTTACGCATCCCGCGTGATACGATTTCCAGGTCCGCACCCATCGGCTCGCATCGCAGAATTCCTCCTTCGCGGCCCCAGTCATCACGAAAGTCATGAAACGTCTTTTGATAGGTGTCTACTGTGTAGGTTTGCGGTTCAGGAATATCGGGTGCACCCGCGGGATGCACAACATCCCACAATTCCCGAAACGCCCTGGGAGCAACTCGTCCGTACTTTTCGGGATCATTGTGTCCTTTTGAATTCCCCTTGGACATATAGAGCCGTCCGTCAGGTCCCCAGACCAGCCCGTGCAGTGCGTGCTCGTGATTTCCCAGGTCGGTATAGACGACAATGTACTCATCAGCTTCGTCATCACCATCAAGATCACGGACCACGGTGAGCTCAGGTGAGTTAGCTACGTACAGGTCACGTCCCCTCCAGGCCAGCCCCTGAATACTGTTGAATCCTTTAGCAAACACCTGGCGGCGATCAGCAACACCGTCTGCATCGGTGTCCAGCAGCAGCACCACACTGTCGGATTCCTCAATCGCTGTGCTGAGGTGATACTGAGGCCCCTGTCCCACCATCATCCGTCCGTTTGCATCGAAACACAGTGCCGCAGGTTTGTAGATCAAAGGCTCCGAGGCGAAGACGGAAATCTCAAACCCATCAGGTACTTTTGGCAGTGACTCAGCTGACGGAAGGACGGTGCCGGTCTGGGCCATAACCATTGTGGCGGCTGCCCCGAATCGGAAAACACAGATCACCGCGAGGGAGGAACATAACAATTTCATGGTAATTCTTTTTGTAGCCGGTATCAGAAGTCACCTGATCGCTTTGCCTTCTGCATCAGATTCAAGCACTATATGAATTAGAATACCGGATTGGATCAGAGTTTTGGCGTTTGGGCAGGCTCACGACTGTCGGAAATGTCAATAGTCATCAGCTCGGTATCAGCCTCGTCCCTCTGCAAAACGAATGGTCAGAAGTGTGGTCGCGACTGCGTGCGGTCACGAAAACCTGAAAAACACCCGGACTGTAATCTTCCTGATTCTGCTTCCGGCAGTCTCATCATGAATTGTTTTGACCTCGAACGTGACATACGGAATGCACAGATGATCAAAAGTTTTGGAACCGTCACTACGACAGTCTGTCTGGCCGTCAGCCTCCTGCCGGCTGTGGCCGCTCAACCGCTTCAGATTGACTCGCCCATGGATCCGCCCGACTGGGCATTTGCCCAGTGGGCTCTGCTCGATTCGAACGTCGAAGCCGCATCCCTGGCCTCCGACCGCTACGTAGACAGCCGTGGCTGGTGCCGTATCACTCCAAACTGGGGTGCGGCCGATGGCGCGGATGACGTGACTGAAACGTACCGAGACCTGCCGATGATCTATATGCTCGGCGGATCACCAAAAATCCTGGCCCTGCATAACAAAATCTACGAAGGGCATCTCGACCAGTACACGGAAGCCCGTGAACCTCTTGTTGCCGCGGCAAAGGACGGAATGATGTATCGCGAATTCTGTCCTCAGCTCGACTGGGAACACACGGGTGAAGCAATGGTCCCCTGGTACTGGCACGGATTAGCAAGTCCGCGTGACCCGCGGTATCTGCGTCGCGCTCGTCGGTATGCCGGATTCTACATGGACGAGGATCCTGAAGCCCGGAACTACGACCCCGAACAAAAGCTCATCCGCAGTCTGTTCAACGGAAGTCGCGGACCGTTGATGACGATCGCAAAGGAGTATGAGTGGGGCGGTCATCCGCGGCCGCGTCACGATCCGCGGCCCGGACAGTTGCCACGTACCGAACGCTGGACGCGTCTGGGTTACACCGTCAGTCTGCGCGGTGATCACCCGCAAAATCTGTTGACAACGAATCTAGCGATGACGGCTTACATGCTGACAGGTGAGACAAAATATCGTGACTGGATTCTGGAGTATGCCGACGCCTGGGTAGAACGCGCAGAAAAGAATGGTGGAAACCTTCCCAGTAACATTGGTCTGGACGGCTCAATCGGCGGTGAGTGGGACGGCAAGTGGTGGGGCGGCGTCTACGGCTGGAATTTCCGGCCGAAGTCCGACGACGGCACGGAAAACCCGGGAAACAACTACGTGATGCGCGGGGCACGTATCGGATTCGGGATTGCCTTCCTGCTGACCGGCAACCACAAATACATCAACACACTGCGAAAGCAGATCGATAACATGTATGACCAAAAAAAAGTCATCGATGGCAGAGTCATGGTCCCGCACAAGTACGGTGAAAACGGGTGGTACGCATATATCGACAACAGTGTTCCCGCCGGGGGAAACGTCAATTTCTGGTCAATACCGGAATTGACCGACATTTATACCTGGACACTGGATGATTCGGATCTGCCGCGTATCGCAGAAGAACCCTGGGTTCAGTATTCCCGCGGTCAGGCGCCCGATTTTCCGATGCAGGCAATCGCTGCCGACTTCGCTGCAGTTCGAAGTCAGGTACAAAAAGTACGAGAGGATACCCGTACAACAGATACCCGCGGTTCATCGGACATGCCGGTCGTGACATCGGTCACCAGTCTGATCAATCTGATGCTGGGTGCCAACGACCCGGGCAGCGGCGGCAACGTGCTCCATGCTCAGGTACGCTACTTTGATGCCGAAGCAAGGCGGCCGGGTCTGCCCCGGGGAGTCGGTGCTCTGGTCGAACGAATCGGTCCGGAAGGAATTACGCTCGTACTGGTCAACACCAACCCGGTCGCGGACCGCAGGCTGGTTGTGCAGAGTGGTGCCTATGCGGAGCATGAATTTGTCAACGTTTCCCTGAACGGTAACGCTGTCGATGTTGGCGACTCTCAGTTCACGGTGCATCTGGGTGCCGGTGCCGGTGCCCGACTTTCAATTCAGATGAATCGTTATGTGAATCCGCCGACGTTTACCTGGCCGTGGAATCGCTAAGCAGAACCGGGAAACAATGCCATGGTCAATGCGAATGAACCTCTGTGTACAGGAATCACGGCCCCCAGCGTCTGGACTGCAGCATGAATTCCCATTTAACGATTGATCAGCTGAACAATGGCCTTTCTGAAATCCGGCGGTCGCCGGCAAATCATGGTGTTCTGCAGGCAATCGTAATTCGACCGGCGTCTGACGATCGCACGTCATTGACCGAATGCGAGATCAGCCCGGAACTCGGAGTACACGGGGACAACTGGGCTGAAGGATGCTGGATGTCGTTACCCGACGGCCGACCACATCCCGATGTTCAGGTTGCGATCATGAACTCGCGAGCCATCGAGCTGATCGCTCAGGGCCGGGAACACTGGCCGCTGGCCGGAGACAATCTGTACGTCGATCTGGATCTGGGTCGGGGCAACCTGCGGCCCGGCCAGCAACTTTCAGTGGGGTCGGCGGTCCTCGAAGTCACCGAAGTCCCTCACAATGGATGCCGGAAATTCTCTCAGCGATTTGGAGATGATGCTGTCAGTTTCGTGAATTCTGAACCAGGCAAAGAACAGAGACTCCGCGGGGTTTACGCGAGAGTGTTGCAGGCAGGTACGGTCCAGGTTGGAAACGTGATCCGAAAAATGGTTTCAGTGTGAGAGTCGTCACCTGTTAGAGACAGTTCAATTAACGAATCAAACATTGCGGCAATTCAGCGACAGACAGGACCAGGAAGTGGCAGAAAATCCACAGAGAATACTAATCACCGGCGGATACGGATGTATTGGCTCTGAAACAACTAAATGGCTGATCAGGAATACCACGGCCACAGTCGTCGTGTGCAGTCGCAAAGTCAGCGAAGTTCGCACTGAACGTGTCTTTCACGACGTGGACCGCTCAAGACTTTCCATTGTTGAAGTTGATGTGACCGACCAGGATCGTCTGGCACACGTGCTCAACGACCACGCAATCAGCCGTGTCGTGCACCTGGCGGCTCTGCAGACTCCGGACTGCGATGCGCACCGCGACCTTGGACTTCAGATCAATTTGGGCGGTACACAAAATCTGATTGAAGCCATGAAGGCCAGCGAACTGGTGTTCGAACGTTATATTTTTGCCAGCTCGATTGCGGTCTACGGACCGCGTGCCGCCTATCCGTCAGGGTGCGTGCCGATGCTCGCTGAACCGATGCCGGTTAATGTCTACGGGGCCTGGAAGCTGGCAGGTGAACAGATCTCACGATACTTTTGGGAAGACACGCACGTCCCAACTCTTTGTTTAAGACCCGGTGTACTGTTTGGCCCTGGGCGTGACGCGGGACTTACCGCCAGTCCTACCACGGCATTGAAGTGCGTGGCACTCGGACTGCCGTTTGAAATCCCGTTTTATTCACCACAGGACTATCTTTATGCTCCGGATGTCGGTGCTGCCTTTGGGAGTGCCGTCACTCAACCGTTCGACGGCTATGGTGTGTTCACCCTGCCAGGCCGGACACTTGAGACGCGGGAGATTGTCACGACGATGCGTCAGGCTGCAATCGACCTCGGAATGTCACAGAATTTCGGGATTACGATCGGTCAGAACGAAGTCCCGTTTATTTGTGATCTTGAGGACGAACTGTTTCAGGTAACATTTTCGGGTGTACGTCGTACACCGCTGGATCAGGCAATTCACGAGTCTCTGCAGGTATTCACGGATCAGGTACGCCGCGGCTGGCTGACCCGACAGAACCTTCCGAAATAGCGGCTGAGCTTCAATCACCGAATTGCACCGTAAACCGGCCAGCGCAGCACAACAGCTTGTGCGGCCCGTCAGCCGTAAAGTGCTTCCGGATGACCTGAACAGACAGGTGCCCTCGATTGTCGGAACAGACGCAAGTCCGCAGACTGCACGCTCAACATTGTTGTCGAATTCAAAGGAATATGAATCTGATGGATGACAGGTTGGAACGAAATACTGCCGGGATCCCGGTCCGGGAACTCGGCAGCACTGGATTGAAGGTGTCCGTCATTGGTTTTGGAGGCGGCCATTTCTGTCGGACCCATATTGATGAAGCGACTTCAGTGCGTCTGGTTCGCACCGCGATTGACAGGGGAGTGACATTTATCGACACCGCTTGGGAGTACCACGGCGGAGAATCCGAACGGAGAATCGGCAAGGCATTGCAGGGGTACCGTGACAACGTTGTCCTGATGACGAAAGTCTGTGGACGCAGCCGCGCTGCAGCCGAAGAAAACCTGCATGAAAGTCTTCGACGATTAAAAACAGACGTCATCGACGTGTGGCAGTTCCATGAAATGAACTATGACAATGATCCCGAATGGATCTGCGGTCGTGATGGCGCACTGGAAGCCGCGATAGCTGCTCGCAAAGCCGGTAAGGTGCGGTTCATCGGGTTCACCGGGCACAAGAGTCCGCATATCCTGCTAAACATGCTGAAACAGAATTTCGAGTGGGATACCTGTCAAATGCCGGTGAACGTCATGGACGCCCACTACCGCAGCTTTCAGCACGAAGTGCTTCCTGAACTGAATCGTCGAGGTATTGGATGTATCGGAATGAAAAGCCTTGGCGGCGATGGCCAGATGATTTCAGCAGGTCTCACACCGCAGCAGGCACGCGGTTATGCCCTGTCACTACCGATCAGCACACTGGTTTGCGGGATCGAATCGATCGACAACCTGCAACAGGACCTGCACATTGCCCAAAATTTGATACCGATGTCGCAAGAAGAAATGACCGTGATACGAGATCAGTTCAAAGATCAGGCAACAGACGGGCGACACGAACTGTTTAAGAGTACCCAATACTACGATTCATTAACGCACCGGGAGCAGCATGGTTTTCCGCCGGTGAGTACCGTGGGACCTGATTGAATTTTCGGAATCCTGCCCGATGATTGATCCCACCGACCGGTTTCGTTCCATGGATGTCAACATTGTGGATTGAATCACCGTCAGGTATTGGTAATCTGACTGTCAGATGTGGCGGGCCGGACCGATGGAAACGAATACGTGAGAGCAAATCCATGTCGGAACGCCTTGTCATCCGCTGTCCTGGCTGTGACCGTAAACTCGGACTCAAACAAAGAATGCTGGGGCAGCAGATCAAGTGTCCGGAGTGTGGAACCGCACTCAAAGCCAGAACATCGAAAACACAAACTTCAAATTCCGGTGATTTAGAACAGCAGCACACCCGTCGATCCGAGTCATCCGGTCGGTCTGCAGATGAGGAGAAATCGTCTCCACAGAAACGACGATCCAAACGTTCGTCGTCAACGTCGCTGTCAGGCAGTAATCCATCGAAGCAGGCAGATTCTTCCTCCCGGCAAAAGGTAAAACCTGCACCGGCCCCGATTGAAGAGGAATTCGCTGATGACGAGTGGTATAAACTCGATGACAACTACAGCGACTACGATGACTACAGCGATGACTTCCCGAATGAACTGTATGCTAACGACGCTGAGGAAAGCTGGCTGGACAACGACTACGGAGCAGATTGGAATTCTCCGGAGAGAGAGCCGACCGCAAACAAAAAACAAACGACGGAAGATCAGTCAGGCAACTCCTCCAGGAAGAGAAAACGCAAGTCAAAACGGCCTCGGTCGCGTCGAGGGCCGAAAAGCGTATTTGTATGGACTGGTGCCGGACTGTTTGCCGGAGCAATATCAGTCGCACTCACGGCAGCCATGGGATTTACGGGCATAGGATTCCTCATCTACGGTTCCTCTATCGTTGCGGCAGGCCTGATCGGTGGTGCTATTCGCGGAACGTCAGGAACCACATATGGCTGGGGACCGGGACTCGTCGCGGTTGCCATTGCTGTTCCGGCAATATTCCTCGGACGTGTTGGAGCCTATTTTGTGGATCCGGAACTTTCCAAATGGTTCGAAGAGGAGACCCCGGAACAGACGCTTCAAAACATCGATCGCGATACCTCTGACGATGGTATGATCGCAAATTTAATCCATCAGGAAGTTTCCGAGGACCTGGACTGGCTGAGAAACGAGGCTCTCACTCAGGTAACCATCTATTCAGAAGCCTACAAAGAAGCATGGACCAGCGACGATTTCGATGAAATGCCCGTCCCGTATCGTGAGCAGTTCAAAGAACCTGTTTGGGCAGAAGGTGAACGTCGATGGAATAAAATCCCGTCCGAAACTCGTACAGAACAGAAAGAATCGAGACGTCTTCAATTAATGCTGGACTATGACGTCATGGACCAGCAGTCCATGGATAATCTGCTGGTAAGGCGGACATCCGATGACGCAATGATTGAACGAATATCAGATGACGTGATTGACGATTCCGCGTGGGTCGCTGAATCCGGAGTGGCCTACGCCGTTATTGAGCGGCATCACGATCTGAACTTCAGCAGAACCACACCGGAAGCAAGAGTCCACCCGCTCGTCTGGGAGGAATCATCCAGACGCTGGTCAGAGTTGAATGAAGAGAGCAGAAAAAAAATTAAGAATGAGGTTGAGCTGGAACTCTATACAGACATTGAAATTGCAGCAGACGTGAAAGCAGCCTCTGGTACTTTCCGCATTGGCGCGGCGATTATCTTTGCCATTGTCAGCCTGGTCATGCCCATCATGCCAATCCTGTTTACGATTAGTGCGGTCGCCCTGGCCTTCTCCACTGGTTCGGGAATGGAGACCGGCTAGTCTACAATTTTTGCTGCGGAGCTTTTCAGTACGACGCCCGGATATGGTAATTTAGCTTTGGAATGACAGCGGTGTGGTTGTCGTGGCAGAGTTGATACAGTTCTGCAGTCTCGGCACCACAGCCGAAGAGATTGCAGAGATCAACAGTCGCGTCAATGCGTTGGTGACATTTCTGAACTGGCGACAATGAACTGCCCTGGCCGAATGTCTGCAACAATGTGTCTTCCCCCGGTCACATCCGTTTCCTGTCGTTTAAATCGTCCGCGGCTGTCACCTGTATTCTGACCAGTCAGTCCCAAACGCACGGAGCGCTTCGTGGCATCAATTCTGATTGCGGAAGATAGTGCGACGCAGGCGACACAAATCCGGTTGCTGCTGGAGCGTGACGGTCACTCTGTATTAATCGCGACTGACGGCAAACAGGCAACAGCGATACTTGCAGAGACTCTGCCGGACATCATCATCACCGATCTGAATATGCCGGAGATGGATGGTCTGGAACTTGTTGAGTTCGTTCGAACACACCATTCAGAGATCCCGATTGTATTGTTGACTGCCAACGGTACCGAAGACACCGCAGTCCAGGCACTCAGAAAGGGAGCGACCAGCTATCTCCCGAAACGCGAACTGTCCCGGTCACTGGTCAGTTCCGTATCTGAAATCATGGAACGGATCGAAGCGAGGCGCAGTCGCAGCAAAGTCATGGATGCATTAATCACAGCAGAGTCGACCTATGTCGTTCCCAATGATCATCGTTTCGCCGGTCAGGTGATCGCGCAGCTTGAAGAGCAGTTACGTACAATGAACTACAGCGATGCCACCGGTATGGTACGAATCAGCGTGGCGTTGCGGGAGGCCGTTACCAATGCGATCGACCATGGAAACCTGGAACTGGATTCTGAACTTCGTGAAGATGACGAGTCGGCATATACAAAACTGGGACAGCAGCGTGCGAGGCAGGAACCATGGATGGATCGACGGGTCACGGTAACGTCACGCGTGACACCAAACCAAGTATGTTACACCGTCAGTGATCAGGGGCCAGGATTCGACCCGTCGTCGCTGCCCGACCCGCTGGATCCGGAAAATCTTTTGCGGACTCACGGCCGTGGCCTGATGCTGATTCGCAATTTCATGGACGAGGTCATACACAACGACGCGGGGAATCAAATTACGATGATCAAGCATCGTGTATCTCTCAGGGAATGCGGTGTCTCCGAGTCTGACTCGTCGTGACCGCTGAATGTGCCGCCATTTCGCGGTACTCTTCAGGCCACTGAACAATTCATGGAGCATCGGGCAGTCCGGAACCGCATCCGCCCTGAGCAGTTGATCTGGACCGGCAGCAACATCCGTCAATTATTCCTGTAAACATCTGTCCCTCCCGCTAAGGCTCTGATCCATGACTGATTCCAAACCGCTCGACGGAAAATCTTTTCTGTGTTTTGTCGGTGATGCCTATGAAGATCTGGAACTGTGGTACCCGAAGCTGCGTCTGATCGAGGCCGGGGCTTCATTTGTAACGATCGGACAGGAGGCCGGAATCTGCTATCGGGGAAAAAATGGTTATCCCTGTACCTCAGACGCCGCCATTTCGGGAACCTGCACAGACAATTTTGACGGCCTGATTTGTGCCGGCGGCTGGATGCCGGACAAACTCCGCCGCGATCCCGAAGTCCTGAGAATCACTCGCGAGTTTGCAGCAGGCGGCAAACCGGTTGCCGCCATTTGCCACGGCGGCTGGATTCCGATATCAGCAAAAATTTACGAGGGCGTTCGAGTGACAGGTTCACCTGGGATCAAAGATGATTTGATCAACGCCGGAGCGGTCTTTGAAGACGCCGCCGTCATCGTCGATCGGCATTTTGTTTCCAGTCGCAAACCGGATGATCTTCCCGATTTCTGTCGCGAAATCATTCGCCTGTTTTAGAGCAGCGATCGCGTCAGATCACCGTTGTCAGCTTCATCAAAACACAATCACACTCTTTGCACGTGCAACTGACGACACATCGAGTCTTGCCACCTTGTATTCAAAGAGGAATCTGCTCAACCGCGGCGGGCGGCACAGATTCGATTCCCGATGTTACCTGCGGATTCGTTTCGACGGTAACCTGCAGAA
It includes:
- a CDS encoding c-type cytochrome — protein: MKLLCSSLAVICVFRFGAAATMVMAQTGTVLPSAESLPKVPDGFEISVFASEPLIYKPAALCFDANGRMMVGQGPQYHLSTAIEESDSVVLLLDTDADGVADRRQVFAKGFNSIQGLAWRGRDLYVANSPELTVVRDLDGDDEADEYIVVYTDLGNHEHALHGLVWGPDGRLYMSKGNSKGHNDPEKYGRVAPRAFRELWDVVHPAGAPDIPEPQTYTVDTYQKTFHDFRDDWGREGGILRCEPMGADLEIVSRGMRNPWDLAIDSGFNLLATDNDQTQGDRIIMPFYGAHFGWGHRYSSHWTGEENLPTVPISGPLTSGSWAGLEWYDHQNFPSEYRRVFFLNDWMFGTYVYRPDWNGALRTSSDRSLEPFIQRREGGMLYRPTDLAVGPDGAIYTLGWGGNYHYEPGDDGSWVFRVTHSPDSRLSLSAVLPLTQQTVAQLITSFKSGVLPVRRINAQDELVRRGPAIRDELAEAISGNKLSVSQQTWAMWAFGRIANAAVEQAETIRQWAVPRSVKSGTGFHSARGKRNLRIQAIRILAWLAQRTGNDQAVQSAASEGLRDSDPRIRLESIQAIHQARLSSMFDNVVEQLAKENERLVFYAGWQALRDLADPEIRGALLDHNQGRVRLAALLGLQEGYEVTQQEVLELLDRESDPTVQSWALTFAMNPLPPAKLTNDRLRIVMEQTMPVEQMISRAVQTPRPSLRRLYLKMISRASVSEGEQQQQLLTFYRTLPTSEERALILPSAATTMDAFPDIWDAIGEPEPLRSAGVEGIRRLHRRRVRQLRSAESSVRSTSRTLSSVGGFSAEIANRLFEQLANVDIDDEHVPGALTAINGLPLPKEWSIGHDALEFLLTVLEDRDQPVTGRTVLRLLRKLDPATIGQETRLTEVLNAVCEIPNARLFRDLLAVTSHFGLAIDVPVPQASTVTDVLNRLDQAQADRGREMFFDTIHGGGCAACHRVRGRGGELAPDLSGVGIRLTPENIVQAILQPSAAITEGYTMQVFVDTDGITYTGAVIQENDSEITILRTDGTQVTIRASLIEERRKLKQSVMPSGYEFSGAEQLADLTAWLLTLRDPGNSNSPNAKE
- a CDS encoding NAD-dependent epimerase/dehydratase family protein, translated to MAENPQRILITGGYGCIGSETTKWLIRNTTATVVVCSRKVSEVRTERVFHDVDRSRLSIVEVDVTDQDRLAHVLNDHAISRVVHLAALQTPDCDAHRDLGLQINLGGTQNLIEAMKASELVFERYIFASSIAVYGPRAAYPSGCVPMLAEPMPVNVYGAWKLAGEQISRYFWEDTHVPTLCLRPGVLFGPGRDAGLTASPTTALKCVALGLPFEIPFYSPQDYLYAPDVGAAFGSAVTQPFDGYGVFTLPGRTLETREIVTTMRQAAIDLGMSQNFGITIGQNEVPFICDLEDELFQVTFSGVRRTPLDQAIHESLQVFTDQVRRGWLTRQNLPK
- a CDS encoding aldo/keto reductase, translated to MDDRLERNTAGIPVRELGSTGLKVSVIGFGGGHFCRTHIDEATSVRLVRTAIDRGVTFIDTAWEYHGGESERRIGKALQGYRDNVVLMTKVCGRSRAAAEENLHESLRRLKTDVIDVWQFHEMNYDNDPEWICGRDGALEAAIAARKAGKVRFIGFTGHKSPHILLNMLKQNFEWDTCQMPVNVMDAHYRSFQHEVLPELNRRGIGCIGMKSLGGDGQMISAGLTPQQARGYALSLPISTLVCGIESIDNLQQDLHIAQNLIPMSQEEMTVIRDQFKDQATDGRHELFKSTQYYDSLTHREQHGFPPVSTVGPD
- a CDS encoding response regulator — encoded protein: MASILIAEDSATQATQIRLLLERDGHSVLIATDGKQATAILAETLPDIIITDLNMPEMDGLELVEFVRTHHSEIPIVLLTANGTEDTAVQALRKGATSYLPKRELSRSLVSSVSEIMERIEARRSRSKVMDALITAESTYVVPNDHRFAGQVIAQLEEQLRTMNYSDATGMVRISVALREAVTNAIDHGNLELDSELREDDESAYTKLGQQRARQEPWMDRRVTVTSRVTPNQVCYTVSDQGPGFDPSSLPDPLDPENLLRTHGRGLMLIRNFMDEVIHNDAGNQITMIKHRVSLRECGVSESDSS
- a CDS encoding type 1 glutamine amidotransferase, which gives rise to MTDSKPLDGKSFLCFVGDAYEDLELWYPKLRLIEAGASFVTIGQEAGICYRGKNGYPCTSDAAISGTCTDNFDGLICAGGWMPDKLRRDPEVLRITREFAAGGKPVAAICHGGWIPISAKIYEGVRVTGSPGIKDDLINAGAVFEDAAVIVDRHFVSSRKPDDLPDFCREIIRLF